A DNA window from Porites lutea chromosome 6, jaPorLute2.1, whole genome shotgun sequence contains the following coding sequences:
- the LOC140940456 gene encoding sodium-coupled monocarboxylate transporter 1-like: MKFAEDYLVFAISLLFPIAAGVFFACRGGQITTNEFLLANKKLRSWLVALSLVASYFSSLLLLSTTNEVFTHGAQFIILAILSYWIVAGVAHVLFIPMFHRIKITSVNEYLEARFSSGVRYVGATLFTVTYILYLCAVLYVPSQAISMVAGVPLAASIVSTGVVCTLYTTLGGLKAVAWTNAFHLILMLTALITLCIVGTNDAGGFARVIEVNKNGNRKTIFNFNPDPTIQYTFWTLSIGGALTAMPVWTVSQTAVQRYMSVKMVCLARRAIWMSVPIVMIMTGLTCIIGLVMYAVYANADLSTAGEIQLSNTVLFYYVTDKLGHIKGLPGFITACIFAGSLSFISSGLSSLCLVIVEDFVKRLLRKISDFDSTKTCKFTTVILGSALIGGAFTLHHCGRKVLAVFSGLLYITGGTFLGLFTLGMLIPRANSRGAYFGVASSLAMTIWLFTGAQLYPSYPSGPVLISESASNGFNKTEATLYNDTEIHENPMARFYSMSYLWYCAIGWAVTMVIGTVTSLLFETSKEKKTKVDPKLVFPLKLWLLSWLPRERKRWNSKTGLPQSDDKEDWVQLGERKQPNSPEELPRDSWRKSAV, encoded by the exons ATGAAATTCGCCGAGGACTACTTGGTTTTCGCCATATCTCTCTTATTTCCAATCGCTGCGGGAGTATTCTTTGCTTGTCGCGGAGGACAAATAACCACGAATGAATTTCTTCTGGCGAACAAGAAACTAAGAAGCTGGCTCGTTGCACTATCGCTCGTGGCCAGCTATTTTTCGTCCCTCCTTCTACTGAGTACAACAAACGAGGTTTTCACACATGGAGCGCAGTTTATTATTTTAGCTATACTGTCCTACTGGATCGTAGCAGGAGTGGCCCATGTTCTTTTTATTCCTATGTTCCATCGGATCAAAATAACCTCTGTTAACGAG TACTTGGAGGCGCGTTTTTCTTCCGGTGTGCGCTACGTTGGAGCCACCCTATTCACTGTAACCTAC attctaTATTTGTGTGCGGTGCTGTACGTCCCGTCTCAAGCAATAAGCATGG TTGCTGGAGTTCCATTAGCCGCTAGTATTGTCTCCACCGGAGTGGTGTGCACACTCTACACCACACTA GGAGGCCTGAAGGCTGTGGCATGGACAAACGCTTTTCACCTCATTCTCATGCTTACCGCACTTATCACGCTATGCATTGTGGGTACAAACGACGCAGGAGGCTTTGCTCGCGTGATTGAAGTTAATAAGAATGGAAACCGGAAGACAATATTCAA ctTTAACCCAGACCCTACCATCCAATATACATTCTGGACACTTTCTATTGGTGGAGCGTTAACTGCCATGCCTGTATGGACAGTCAGCCAGACAGCTGTCCAGCGGTATATGTCTGTAAAGATGGTGTGCCTGGCTAGAAG GGCTATTTGGATGAGTGTGCCAATAGTGATGATAATGACAGGCTTAACATGTATCATTGGTCTCGTTATGTACGCTGTGTATGCCAACGCTGATCTATCCACAGCAGGAGAAATTCAACTCAGCAACACG GTTCTCTTCTATTACGTCACTGACAAGCTAGGTCACATAAAAGGGCTGCCGGGTTTCATAACTGCTTGCATATTCGCTGGATCCTTGAG CTTTATTTCATCGGGTCTCAGCTCTCTTTGCCTGGTTATTGTAGAAGACTTTGTCAAGAGACTCCTACGAAAGATAAGCGACTTCGATTCTACGAAAACCTGTAAATTTACAA CTGTGATACTGGGCAGTGCTTTGATTGGTGGTGCGTTCACACTTCATCATTGTGGTCGTAAAGTGTTAGCG GTCTTCTCTGGTTTGCTCTACATCACTGGAGGCACTTTTCTAGGACTTTTCACACTTGGAATGTTGATACCAAGAGCTAACAGCCGG GGCGCTTACTTTGGTGTGGCCAGTAGTCTTGCTATGACCATATGGCTTTTCACGGGAGCTCAGCTTTACCCAAGTTACCCAAGCGGCCCCGTGCTAATCTCGGAGAGCGCGTCTAATGGATTCAACAAAACAGAGGCTACGCTCTATAACGACACAGAGATCCACGA aAACCCAATGGCCAGATTTTATAGTATGTCCTATTTATGGTACTGTGCTATTGGTTGGGCTGTTACCATGGTGATTGGTACAGTGACGAGCTTGTTGTTCG AAACATCTAAAGAGAAGAAAACCAAGGTTGATCCAAAACTCGTATTTCCTCTCAAGCTATGGTTACTTAGCTGGTTACCAAGAGAACGAAAAAGGTGGAACTCCAAAACAGGCCTCCCACAATCAGATGACAAAGAGGACTGGGTACAACTTGGCGAGAGAAAGCAACCAAACTCCCCGGAAGAG cttccAAGAGACTCTTGGAGAAAAAGTGCTGTGTGA
- the LOC140941430 gene encoding probable serine incorporator produces MAICSVPTVKPKHGRLIYIGFILFGVLLSMLTFLPGFRRFFVVHSHFCSRNTSQGKCDALVGHILLYRFYIGMMLFFLILALVNCQLAAFTTFSPWLENGFWFVKFHLFCLSILVAFFIPEGHLSNAVMHTGWIGSFIIMIVQLVLIIDLAKYLNTCWVEKMELSTNPNRLYISLLLLTSLLYTLSVSFVVYFYAIYTTSLQDCKTNLVFFTVIVLLCLIASLLSIHPKVRETGLLQAGIVTSYSIYLAWTCMQHYPYSTCNPSWKVLFATEFNFHIQLNMIIDLCTTFLVLVYGVMRVPSVEHLFTTVNLTDFHIFHAQSDNQESAENDDQPLLVSAYLMYYLFLILICLHLLMTVSNFYTPEGIVGTEDEVVVSEYKLIDMDEYVKSLSQWVASCLKMILCVVFLLMYIWTILAPVIFSYMQNDSM; encoded by the coding sequence ATGGCCATCTGCAGTGTTCCAACTGTGAAACCAAAACATGGAAGACTTATTTACATTGGATTCATTTTGTTTGGTGTCCTGTTATCAATGCTGACATTCTTACCTGGTTTTAGGAGATTTTTTGTTGTCCATTCTCATTTTTGTAGCAGAAATACAAGCCAAGGAAAATGTGATGCTCTGGTCGGACATATTCTCCTCTACAGATTTTATATTGGAATGATGttatttttccttattttggCTTTGGTCAACTGTCAGCTTGCAGCATTTACAACATTTAGCCCTTGGCTTGAGAATGGCTTTTGGTTTGTCAAGTTCCACTTGTTTTGTTTAAGCATACTTGTAGCATTTTTCATTCCTGAAGGACACTTGAGTAATGCGGTGATGCATACAGGCTGGATTGGAAGTTTTATTATCATGATCGTCCAACTTGTTTTAATTATTGATCTTGCCAAGTATTTAAATACATGTTGGGTAGAAAAAATGGAACTATCTACCAACCCAAACAGATTGTATATATCACTGTTGCTCTTGACATCGTTGCTGTATACACTGTCAGTGtcatttgttgtttatttttatgcTATTTATACTACTTCACTCCAAGACTGTAAAACAAACCTAGTTTTCTTTACAGTTATTGTCCTACTCTGCTTAATTGCTTCACTCCTGTCAATTCATCCCAAAGTCAGAGAAACTGGATTACTTCAGGCTGGGATTGTCACTTCATATTCAATATATCTTGCATGGACATGCATGCAGCACTATCCATATTCAACGTGCAATCCCAGCTGGAAAGTTTTATTCGCCACTGAGTTTAATTTCCACATTCAGCTGAACATGATCATTGATCTCTGTACAACATTTTTAGTACTTGTATATGGTGTCATGCGAGTGCCTTCCGTTGAACATCTGTTCACCACTGTTAATCTCACCGACTTTCATATTTTCCATGCCCAAAGTGATAACCAGGAGAGTGCTGAGAATGATGACCAACCACTTCTTGTATCTGCATACCTAATGTACTATCTTTTCCTTATATTGATCTGTCTACACCTCTTAATGACAGTCAGCAATTTTTACACTCCAGAGGGTATTGTTGGCACAGAGGATGAAGTAGTGGTATCAGAATATAAACTCATTGACATGGATGAATATGTGAAGTCATTGAGCCAGTGGGTTGCATCATGCCTCAAGATGATACTCTGTGTGGTGTTTCTCCTCATGTACATATGGACAATTTTAGCCCCTGTGATTTTCTCATATATGCAAAATGACAGCATGtaa
- the LOC140941529 gene encoding sodium-dependent multivitamin transporter-like: MADERFSIVDYVVFSIMLMISALIGIWYGCGPGGKQKTTSEYLLANRKMRHFPVAISLLVSYLSAITLLGVPSEIYTYGAQYYVLILSYFIICGTVAIVFVPMFRRVNITCANEYLERRFSVGVRMVGCAFFIMEYTLYLFVVLYAPSLALEAVAGIPLPASILTTGIVCTFYTSLGGLKAVIWTDVFQSMIMVAGLIIVVIVGSIEVGGFANVWEINNKFGRLNFFNFDPDPKVRNTFWTLSIGGAFTAMPVWTVSQTAVQRFLAIRTFKDARRAVWLNVPGLIIIVTLCCLDGLVIFAVYSGCDLRVQGKITSNDQTLPYFVINKLGHLKGLPGMFTACLYAGALSTASSALNAMALVCLEDIVKKKVPDITDSDAAKLCKIIALSFGVIVIGGAFVVKYVGTMVLQLAYSIFGICGGPLLGIFFLGMFVPRANSKGAYFGIFSGAIMTTWVFVGSVLYPPNKYPGLRSVQECDFFTANTTFINGTLSNSSAEFFKEHNINQDGFIHNPYKGHSAGIADFYSMSYLWFSGLSVIVSFGVGIIMSLILERKEDKEREIDPKLLFPLKEWCLSFLPGHSFQWDFEEEENERLQKEKEEEMKPLHEREIKINWDEAPPLQEPGEKEKTSMGDMFTNDLLSNDSKL, translated from the exons ATGGCGGACGAACGGTTCAGCATAGTTGACTACGTGGTCTTTTCTATCATGCTGATGATCTCAGCGCTGATCGGCATATGGTATGGCTGCGGACCTGGAGGCAAGCAAAAGACTACGTCGGAATACCTTTTAGCAAACCGAAAGATGCGACACTTCCCGGTGGCTATTTCTCTGCTAGTGTCTTATCTCTCGGCTATTACGCTGCTTGGTGTCCCGTCTGAGATCTACACGTACGGCGCACAGTACTACGTGCTGATTCTTTCCTACTTCATCATTTGCGGAACCGTAGCCATTGTTTTCGTCCCCATGTTTAGACGTGTGAATATAACCTGCGCTAATGAG TACTTGGAGCGCCGCTTCTCTGTCGGGGTCAGAATGGTTGGATGTGCATTCTTCATCATGGAATAT ACATTATACCTCTTCGTGGTGCTTTATGCACCATCGCTCGCACTGGAAGCTG TTGCTGGAATCCCCCTACCAGCCTCCATCCTTACAACGGGAATAGTTTGCACCTTCTACACAAGTCTT GGTGGTCTGAAGGCTGTTATTTGGACAGATGTTTTTCAGTCTATGATCATGGTGGCAGGGCTCATTATAGTTGTGATTGTCGGCAGCATTGAAGTTGGTGGCTTTGCCAATGTTTGGGAAATCAACAACAAGTTTGGTCGACTTAACTTCTTTAA CTTCGACCCTGATCCAAAGGTACGCAACACATTCTGGACACTGTCAATTGGAGGAGCATTCACTGCCATGCCAGTTTGGACAGTCAGTCAGACAGCTGTTCAACGTTTCCTGGCAATACGGACATTCAAGGATGCTAGAAG GGCGGTCTGGCTCAACGTTCCCGGCTTGATTATCATTGTCACGTTGTGTTGTTTGGACGGGCTGGTTATTTTCGCTGTATACTCAGGATGTGATCTTAGGGTTCAAGGAAAAATCACAAGCAATGATCAG ACACTCCCATACTTCGTGATAAACAAGCTTGGTCACCTGAAAGGGCTGCCGGGAATGTTTACAGCATGTCTCTACGCTGGAGCTCTCAG CACAGCGTCTTCCGCACTGAATGCCATGGCTCTTGTGTGCTTGGAAGATATCGTGAAAAAGAAGGTCCCAGATATTACTGACAGTGATGCTGCAAAGCTATGCAAGATTATTG CCCTTTCGTTCGGAGTCATTGTTATTGGAGGAGCTTTTGTGGTGAAATACGTAGGCACCATGGTCTTGCAG TTGGCGTACAGCATTTTTGGAATCTGCGGTGGGCCTCTGTTGGGAATATTTTTCCTTGGAATGTTTGTCCCTCGAGCAAATTCCAAG GGCGCATATTTTGGAATATTCAGCGGCGCCATCATGACAACATGGGTCTTTGTGGGGTCCGTATTATATCCACCCAACAAGTACCCAGGCCTTCGCTCAGTTCAGGAATGTGACTTCTTCACTGCCAATACTACCTTTATAAATGGTACCCTTAGCAACTCATCGGCTGAATTTTTCAAGGAACACAATATCAACCAAGACGGATTTATACATAACCCATACAAAGGACACAG tGCGGGTATAGCTGATTTCTACAGCATGTCATACCTTTGGTTTAGTGGCTTGTCCGTTATCGTTTCCTTTGGTGTTGGGATCATAATGAGTTTAATTTTAG agagaaaagaagacaaagaaagagAGATTGATCCTAAGTTGCTGTTCCCTCTGAAGGAGTGGTGTCTCTCCTTCCTTCCTGGTCACTCATTTCAATGGGACTTTgaggaagaagaaaatgaacgactgcaaaaagaaaaggaagaagaaatgAAGCCACTTCATGAGAGG GAAATCAAGATAAACTGGGATGAAGCCCCACCACTCCAGGAGCCTGGTGAAAAGGAGAAGACCTCAATGGGAGACATGTTCACCAACGATCTACTGTCAAATGATTCTAAATTGTGA